The proteins below are encoded in one region of Winogradskyella helgolandensis:
- a CDS encoding T9SS type A sorting domain-containing protein: MKKTITLLAILVCTTSLFAQNVTFNLEWNSDNSQYELYVTRDTTAEEPPTVAGTSSVTIVFPTDGASGTRSLAHTSESVSNYNPAGVIRSPGAATEEDFYVFNSTGGANYVGVFQANVPVLWMTFTPSDGNSEARLFENGVDPDSSGEGMLGINALSSFYVISFAGAINEYIGNVLDVETNEITELSVHPNPASNKVNIVSNNPIDRIEVYDILGKQVQELKDVAEVNVSNLEAGIYLFKIQIGNQVETRKIVVK; the protein is encoded by the coding sequence ATGAAAAAAACAATTACACTTTTAGCAATTTTAGTTTGCACAACGTCACTATTTGCACAGAATGTGACGTTTAATTTAGAATGGAATTCGGACAATTCTCAATATGAATTATATGTTACAAGAGATACAACAGCAGAAGAGCCTCCAACAGTTGCAGGTACGTCTTCTGTAACTATTGTTTTTCCGACGGATGGTGCATCAGGAACAAGGTCTCTAGCGCATACAAGTGAGAGTGTTTCTAATTATAATCCAGCCGGAGTTATTAGAAGTCCAGGAGCAGCTACTGAAGAAGATTTTTATGTATTTAACTCAACAGGTGGAGCTAATTATGTCGGAGTTTTTCAGGCTAATGTACCAGTCCTTTGGATGACGTTTACACCCTCAGATGGTAATTCTGAAGCACGATTATTTGAAAATGGAGTAGATCCAGATTCGTCTGGTGAAGGGATGTTAGGAATTAACGCATTATCATCATTCTATGTTATTTCTTTTGCTGGAGCCATTAATGAATATATTGGGAATGTACTCGATGTTGAAACCAATGAAATCACAGAACTATCCGTTCATCCAAATCCTGCTTCAAATAAAGTTAATATTGTATCCAATAACCCAATAGATCGTATTGAAGTTTATGACATCTTAGGAAAACAAGTACAAGAATTAAAAGATGTTGCTGAGGTTAATGTTTCAAACTTAGAAGCTGGAATCTATTTATTTAAAATACAGATTGGCAATCAAGTAGAAACACGGAAAATAGTTGTAAAATAA
- a CDS encoding hemagglutinin protein, with product MKTIITIFSIAIGLAVQAQSIEKFSIDSGGASVTAGGIQMLYTIGEVNVQELSAGGISISEGFINADLKISINPKLFLQGPILNPTNAGLMNDDLRASGYIPTTSPYSDDATCNASVFNVTGTNAIVDWVWLELRDKTDNTLVILSQSALLQRDGDVVATDGVSNINLNIALDDYYIVVNHKNHLGVMTNTPVTIARTATPTVVDFTDVNTTTYGTHAQSTLSSGDMALWAGDVNGDGLINFSGDINRVLVDIVLFPSNNSFSSSYDFVDGYFQSDVFLDGNVSFANENNQILLSIILYPLNASFSSQYNFFEEQLPSASLLRTATQLDLDMQRLEQTLELLNH from the coding sequence ATGAAAACTATAATTACAATTTTCAGTATTGCTATTGGTCTAGCAGTACAAGCACAATCCATAGAAAAATTCAGCATCGACTCTGGTGGCGCATCAGTAACCGCAGGTGGTATTCAAATGCTCTATACCATCGGCGAAGTCAATGTACAAGAGTTAAGCGCTGGTGGCATTTCAATATCCGAAGGTTTTATAAATGCAGATCTTAAAATCAGTATTAATCCTAAACTATTTTTACAAGGTCCAATTCTCAATCCTACCAATGCAGGATTAATGAATGACGATTTAAGAGCGTCTGGTTACATTCCAACGACAAGTCCGTATTCAGATGATGCGACTTGTAATGCTTCGGTTTTTAATGTTACGGGTACTAACGCTATTGTAGACTGGGTATGGCTAGAATTACGAGACAAGACAGATAATACATTGGTTATTTTATCACAGTCCGCTTTGTTGCAACGCGATGGAGATGTTGTTGCTACAGATGGAGTCTCTAACATAAATCTGAATATTGCATTAGATGATTATTATATCGTAGTAAATCATAAAAACCACTTGGGTGTTATGACTAATACACCTGTAACTATTGCACGTACAGCAACACCAACTGTTGTAGATTTTACGGATGTAAATACCACAACCTATGGTACACATGCACAATCAACATTATCATCTGGTGATATGGCACTTTGGGCAGGAGATGTTAATGGTGATGGATTGATAAACTTCTCAGGTGATATTAATCGTGTTTTGGTGGATATCGTTTTATTTCCTTCAAATAATAGCTTTAGCTCAAGTTATGATTTTGTTGATGGGTATTTTCAGTCTGATGTATTTCTTGATGGTAATGTATCCTTCGCGAATGAGAATAACCAGATACTGCTATCAATAATTTTGTACCCTTTAAATGCAAGTTTTAGTTCACAATACAACTTTTTTGAAGAGCAATTGCCTTCTGCGTCATTATTAAGAACGGCAACACAGCTTGATTTAGATATGCAACGATTAGAACAAACCCTAGAATTATTAAACCATTAA